From Bicyclus anynana chromosome 7, ilBicAnyn1.1, whole genome shotgun sequence, the proteins below share one genomic window:
- the LOC112047075 gene encoding slit homolog 1 protein-like — translation MSTVYIFITLQILVLKGIRATVAEAPCNLSACDVLHMFTNGQKSGQSLNMGCTTDLHWRKLDRRLQAIEQSVWTISFGQSRWRQCSKASCRCDATHRSLKCWRAGLTSLSPDLTVPVDLYTIDLGTNKLRTLHKTTFKGMRSLTELDMFDNNMEFLPSGIFDSLVNLRILRLQRNYLEEINNDAFRYTKKLFHVDLSNNFLYTLPERLFVNNSYLETIDISNNQIVYIPSFTFIGLKSLLILDLSKNKIQQIENGTFLLKSLQILKLSDNKISNITENAFEDLSSLETLLLDKNNLLNIPSNLFCNLHCLTFLDLSNNQLLSLTGLEFQNLRQLRNLNLKGNYLTEIPDDIFANCSNLEKLDLSKNKLRFLNISAFHGLQNLTSLILSDNQIYEVHLKTFSTLKNLTTLYLDNNMFPSLPSRTLDYLPKLANVKLSNNPWHCDCHALYVSAWVRLNEMKIWDYSPTCVSPWYLEGHFLKKLKFPELCSGQWASMVNLSPRLPMQQLLSLNVSVNRKPQESMEQIDVDMDDWN, via the exons GTATCCGGGCGACAGTCGCAGAAGCACCATGCAACCTCTCAGCCTGCGATGTGCTTCACATGTTCACAAACGGTCAGAAGTCGGGTCAGTCTCTCAATATGGGCTGCACCACAGATCTGCATTGGCGCAAGCTAGACCGACGACTTCAAGCTATTGAGCAATCGG TTTGGACTATCAGCTTCGGGCAGTCTCGGTGGCGTCAATGTTCCAAGGCGTCCTGCAGATGTGATGCTACGCACCGCTCCCTCAAGTGCTGGAGGGCTGGCCTGACCTCTCTCTCACCTGATCTGACTGTACCAGTTGACTTATATACCAT TGATCTCGGCACAAACAAACTGCGAACGCTGCACAAGACAACGTTCAAAGGAATGCGATCATTAACGGAATTGGATATGTTTGACAACAACATGGAGTTCCTTCCGTCGGGGATTTTTGATTCTCTCGTCAATTTACGAATACT aCGCTTGCAGAGGAATTATTTAGAGGAAATCAATAACGACGCATTCCGCTATACAAAGAAATTGTTCCACGTGGATTTATCTAACAACTTCCTGTACACTCTCCCTGAGCGATTGTTCGTCAACAACTCGTACTTGGAAACCATTGACATTTCCAACAACCAGATTGTTTATATACCCTCCTTTACGTTCATTGGTCTCAAGTCATTATTGATTCTGGATTTATCAAAGAACAAAATTCAACAAATAGAAAATGGAACCTTTTTATTAAAGAGTCTTCAAATATTGAAACTCTCGGATAACAAAATCAGTAATATCACAGAGAATGCATTCGAAGATCTCTCTTCCCTTGAAACTTTGTTATTAGATAAAAACAATTTGTTGAATATACCcagtaatttattttgcaatctCCATTGTTTGACCTTCTTGGATCTTTCGAACAACCAGTTGTTAAGC TTGACAGGTCTCGAGTTCCAAAATTTAAGACAACTccgaaatttgaatttgaaaggCAACTACTTAACAGAGATTCCGGACGACATTTTTGCCAACTGCTCAAATTTGGAGAAACTGGATTTATCTAAAAACAAATTACGCTTCCTGAATATCTCAGCGTTTCACGGCTTGCAGAATCTTACGTCGCTCATACTCTCTGACAATCAAATATATGAGGTGCACTTGAAGACGTTTTCGACTTTGAAGAACCTCACAacatt ATATTTGGACAATAACATGTTCCCGTCTTTGCCGTCTCGAACTCTGGACTACCTTCCAAAGCTGGCGAATGTCAAACTTTCTAACAACCCTTGGCACTGCGACTGTCACGCACTCTACGTGTCTGC ATGGGTACGGctcaatgaaatgaaaatttgggACTATTCGCCAACGTGTGTTTCTCCATGGTACCTGGAAGGACATTTTCTCAAAAAACTCAAGTTCCCAGAGCTATGTTCCGGTCaatgggccagcatggtgaatTTATCTCCCAGATTGCCCATGCAGCAGCTGTTGTCACTCAACGTAAGCGTGAATAGGAAGCCACAAGAGAGCATGGAGCAAATCGACGTTGATATGGACGATTGGAACTAA